From Micromonospora rifamycinica, a single genomic window includes:
- a CDS encoding STAS domain-containing protein yields the protein MELSLATRTVGEHTVLEVGGEVDVYTAPRLRERLLELIDGGARRVVVDLGRVDFLDSTGLGVLVGALKRLRSAGGSFALVCGKEPLLKIFRITALDQVFPLHPTVDAAVAADPAGSGA from the coding sequence ATGGAGCTGTCGCTGGCGACCCGCACCGTGGGGGAGCACACGGTGCTCGAGGTCGGTGGTGAGGTGGACGTCTACACCGCACCTCGACTGCGCGAACGGCTCCTGGAGTTGATCGACGGCGGGGCCCGGCGGGTGGTCGTGGACCTGGGTCGGGTGGACTTCCTCGACTCCACCGGTCTGGGTGTGCTGGTCGGCGCCCTGAAGCGGCTGCGTTCGGCCGGGGGTTCCTTCGCCCTGGTCTGCGGCAAGGAGCCGCTGCTGAAGATCTTCCGGATCACCGCCCTGGACCAGGTCTTCCCCCTGCACCCGACGGTGGACGCGGCGGTCGCCGCCGACCCGGCCGGCTCCGGCGCGTGA
- a CDS encoding DEAD/DEAH box helicase, with the protein MGTPHPDEPPHRLGTRHPDELLRRLRTRHPADPVTHVERVPARAGQQTPWPHWAPEELRAAFARRGVTAPWRHQAEAAELAYAGQHVVVATGTASGKSLAYQLPALATLLADPRATVLYLAPTKALAADQLRAVAGLDLDGVRPACYDGDTPRTEREWIRRHSRFVLTNPDMLHHGILPGHAHWSGFLRRLTYVVVDECHTYRGVFGSHVAHVLRRLRRRCAQFGRTPVFLLASATSGEPAVTAGRLTGLPVTAVTEDASPRGGVTFALWEPPLLPPPADADARTADLVQVRRSALRETADLLADTVAAGVRTLAFVRSRRGAEVVAANARRALDEAVPGLGERVAAYRGGYLREERRELERAVLHGDLLGLASTNALELGVDLVGLDAVLICGWPGTRASLWQQAGRAGRSGDEALAVLVARDDPLDTYLVHHPEALFGRPVEATVLDPANPYVLTPQLACAAAESPLTPADLELFGDGAKEAVDHLVQAGDLRQRPTGWYWRHRERPEVDLRGEGGSPVCVVEAATGRLLGTVDGGSAHVLVHPGAVYLHQGVSYLVEALDLDDGCALVHAEEPDWSTHARDVTSLSVVSVRSYLDAGPVGLFLGEVDVTSQVVSYQRRRIATGEVIDTRPLDLPARELRTVAVWFTLSPQSLAAAGVEPADVPGALHAAEHAAIGLLPLMATCDRWDIGGLSTALHPDTEAPTVFVYDGHPGGAGFAERAYRTAAAWLGATRDAIVECGCESGCPSCVQSPKCGNGNNPLSKPDAVRVLDVVLTHLPGEASAPPRQTVHRSRLPDRA; encoded by the coding sequence CTGGGCACTCCGCACCCGGACGAGCCGCCGCACCGGCTGGGCACCCGGCACCCGGACGAGCTGCTGCGCCGGCTGCGCACCCGGCACCCGGCCGACCCGGTCACCCATGTCGAGCGGGTGCCGGCCCGCGCCGGGCAGCAGACGCCCTGGCCGCACTGGGCACCCGAGGAGCTGCGGGCGGCGTTCGCCCGACGCGGCGTCACCGCCCCCTGGCGGCACCAGGCCGAGGCCGCCGAGCTGGCGTACGCCGGGCAGCACGTCGTGGTCGCCACCGGCACCGCGTCCGGCAAGTCCCTGGCGTACCAGCTCCCGGCGCTGGCCACGCTGCTCGCCGACCCCCGGGCCACGGTGCTCTACCTGGCCCCCACCAAGGCCCTCGCCGCCGACCAGCTGCGCGCCGTCGCCGGCCTGGACCTCGACGGCGTACGCCCCGCCTGCTACGACGGGGACACCCCGCGCACCGAGCGGGAGTGGATCCGCCGGCACTCCCGGTTCGTGCTCACCAACCCGGACATGCTGCACCACGGCATCCTCCCCGGGCACGCACACTGGTCGGGGTTCCTGCGCCGGCTGACGTACGTGGTCGTCGACGAGTGCCACACCTACCGGGGGGTCTTCGGCTCCCACGTGGCGCACGTGCTGCGTCGGCTGCGTCGCCGGTGCGCCCAGTTCGGCCGTACCCCCGTCTTCCTGCTCGCCTCGGCGACGTCGGGCGAACCGGCGGTGACCGCCGGGCGGCTCACCGGCCTGCCCGTCACCGCCGTCACCGAGGACGCCTCGCCACGCGGCGGCGTCACCTTCGCGCTCTGGGAACCACCCCTGCTGCCACCGCCGGCCGACGCCGACGCCAGGACGGCGGACCTCGTCCAGGTCCGCCGGTCGGCGCTGCGGGAGACCGCCGACCTGCTCGCCGACACCGTCGCCGCCGGGGTACGCACGCTCGCCTTCGTCCGGTCCCGGCGCGGCGCGGAGGTGGTCGCCGCGAACGCCCGGCGGGCGCTGGACGAGGCGGTGCCCGGCCTCGGCGAGCGGGTGGCCGCCTACCGGGGCGGTTACCTGCGGGAGGAGCGGCGGGAACTGGAACGGGCGGTGCTCCACGGCGACCTGCTCGGGCTGGCCTCCACCAACGCGCTGGAACTCGGCGTCGACCTGGTCGGGCTGGACGCGGTGCTGATCTGCGGCTGGCCCGGCACCCGGGCGTCGCTCTGGCAACAGGCCGGCCGGGCCGGGCGCTCCGGCGACGAGGCGCTCGCCGTACTGGTGGCCCGGGACGACCCGCTCGACACCTACCTGGTGCACCACCCGGAGGCGCTGTTCGGCCGCCCGGTCGAGGCGACGGTGCTCGATCCGGCCAACCCGTACGTGCTCACCCCGCAACTCGCCTGCGCCGCCGCCGAGTCCCCGCTCACCCCGGCCGACCTGGAGCTGTTCGGCGACGGGGCGAAGGAGGCCGTCGACCACCTGGTCCAGGCCGGTGACCTGCGGCAGCGCCCCACCGGCTGGTACTGGCGGCACCGGGAACGGCCCGAGGTCGACCTGCGGGGCGAGGGCGGCTCGCCGGTCTGCGTGGTGGAGGCCGCCACCGGCCGGCTGCTCGGCACCGTCGACGGCGGCTCGGCGCACGTCCTCGTCCACCCGGGGGCGGTCTACCTGCACCAGGGCGTCTCCTACCTGGTCGAGGCGCTGGACCTCGACGACGGGTGCGCGCTGGTGCACGCCGAGGAGCCGGACTGGTCCACCCACGCCCGGGACGTCACCTCGCTCTCCGTGGTGTCGGTCCGCTCCTATCTGGACGCCGGCCCGGTCGGGCTCTTCCTCGGCGAGGTGGACGTGACCAGCCAGGTGGTCTCCTACCAGCGTCGCCGGATCGCCACCGGCGAGGTGATCGACACCCGGCCGTTGGACCTGCCGGCCCGGGAGCTGCGGACCGTCGCGGTCTGGTTCACGCTCTCCCCGCAGTCCCTGGCGGCGGCCGGCGTCGAGCCGGCGGACGTGCCGGGGGCCCTGCACGCGGCCGAGCACGCCGCGATCGGGCTGCTGCCGCTGATGGCCACCTGCGACCGGTGGGACATCGGCGGGCTGTCCACCGCCCTGCACCCGGACACCGAGGCGCCCACCGTGTTCGTCTACGACGGCCACCCCGGCGGGGCCGGCTTCGCCGAGCGGGCCTACCGGACGGCGGCGGCCTGGCTGGGCGCCACCCGGGACGCGATCGTCGAGTGCGGCTGCGAGTCGGGGTGCCCGTCCTGCGTCCAGTCCCCGAAGTGCGGTAACGGCAACAACCCGCTGTCCAAGCCGGATGCGGTCCGGGTCCTCGACGTGGTCCTGACCCACCTTCCCGGTGAGGCCTCCGCACCACCCAGACAGACAGTTCACCGGTCCCGCCTTCCGGATCGCGCTTGA
- a CDS encoding type II secretion system F family protein — MSPPVLSAGCLVVAALLVAVRGDRAGRRWEVFTGRRSGRVRPDWWPDRTRLGAALAGLAVLLLVGGWPGVLGGALTAPVADRLLRRIETPAARTRRLREAADLPLAADLLAAAMRAGAPVDRSVLAVADALDGPLAARLGRIGRTLLLGGEPREAWAHLSPVPGADRMVGAALRSSRSGAALAGALTRVADDLRADRSMAAEATARRAGVLIVLPLGLCFLPAFILAGLVPVIVAVLGDVL; from the coding sequence ATGTCCCCGCCGGTGTTGTCGGCCGGTTGCCTGGTCGTGGCGGCGCTGCTGGTCGCCGTCCGCGGTGACCGGGCTGGTCGGCGGTGGGAGGTGTTCACCGGCCGGCGCTCCGGTCGCGTCCGTCCGGACTGGTGGCCGGACCGGACGAGGCTCGGGGCCGCGCTGGCCGGGTTGGCGGTCCTGCTGCTGGTCGGCGGCTGGCCCGGTGTCCTGGGAGGAGCGTTGACCGCCCCGGTGGCGGACCGGCTGCTGCGACGCATCGAGACGCCCGCCGCTCGGACACGCCGGCTGCGGGAGGCCGCCGACCTGCCGCTCGCTGCCGACCTGCTCGCCGCAGCCATGCGAGCGGGTGCCCCGGTCGACCGGTCCGTGCTCGCGGTGGCCGACGCCCTGGACGGTCCACTGGCGGCCCGGCTCGGCCGGATCGGGCGGACGCTGCTGCTCGGTGGTGAGCCACGGGAGGCGTGGGCGCACCTCAGCCCGGTACCCGGGGCGGACCGGATGGTCGGTGCCGCGCTGCGTTCCTCCCGTAGCGGTGCGGCGCTCGCCGGGGCACTCACCCGGGTCGCCGACGACCTGCGGGCCGACCGGTCCATGGCGGCGGAGGCGACCGCCCGGCGGGCCGGCGTACTGATCGTGCTGCCGCTGGGCCTGTGCTTCCTGCCCGCCTTCATTCTCGCCGGCCTGGTGCCGGTGATCGTCGCCGTCCTCGGCGACGTGCTGTGA
- a CDS encoding LURP-one-related/scramblase family protein, giving the protein MQLDGLQAQHQFHVRQRIRMMVNQYEVRAVAADGTEGALLAFAQQKRLAFKARQRLDLGATYDVTDHAGTPIGLFRKDFTQSLFRSTWHVEQAGLPQITGQERSMPVALLRRFVDSLSWLPYHFDFTAGGQPVFSVIKQWGLRDRYVVEVPHPQIDRRLVIAMAIGLDALQGR; this is encoded by the coding sequence ATGCAGCTAGACGGTTTGCAGGCACAGCACCAGTTCCACGTTCGGCAGCGGATTCGGATGATGGTCAACCAGTACGAGGTCCGAGCCGTGGCGGCGGACGGCACCGAGGGCGCGCTCCTGGCGTTCGCGCAGCAGAAGCGGCTCGCCTTCAAGGCCCGTCAGCGGCTCGACCTCGGTGCCACGTACGACGTGACCGACCATGCCGGCACGCCGATCGGGCTGTTCCGCAAGGACTTCACCCAGTCGCTGTTCCGTTCCACCTGGCACGTCGAGCAGGCCGGCCTGCCGCAGATCACCGGTCAGGAACGCAGCATGCCGGTGGCGCTGCTGCGCCGGTTCGTCGACTCGTTGTCGTGGCTGCCGTACCACTTCGACTTCACCGCCGGTGGCCAGCCGGTCTTCTCGGTGATCAAGCAGTGGGGCCTGCGGGACCGCTACGTCGTCGAGGTGCCGCACCCGCAGATCGACCGCCGCCTGGTGATCGCCATGGCCATCGGTCTGGACGCGCTCCAGGGCCGCTGA
- a CDS encoding TadE family type IV pilus minor pilin — protein sequence MIPRRPAGGDRGSFTAELAAGLPALLLLLLAGLTATDAVTTKAACLDAAREAALAASRGGDGVSAGTRIAPEAAAVSISVNADRVTVTVRAPVRALGARLPRLTVEASTVAAVEPGAAEPGR from the coding sequence GTGATACCGCGCCGGCCGGCCGGTGGGGACCGGGGTTCGTTCACCGCCGAGTTGGCGGCCGGTCTGCCGGCGCTGCTCCTGCTCCTGCTGGCCGGGCTCACCGCCACCGACGCGGTCACCACGAAGGCGGCCTGCCTGGACGCGGCCCGGGAGGCGGCGCTCGCCGCCTCCCGGGGCGGGGACGGTGTCAGTGCGGGCACCCGGATCGCCCCGGAGGCGGCGGCCGTCTCGATCTCGGTGAACGCGGACCGGGTGACCGTGACGGTCCGTGCCCCCGTCCGGGCGCTCGGAGCACGGTTGCCCCGGCTCACGGTCGAGGCCAGTACGGTCGCCGCCGTCGAACCGGGCGCAGCGGAGCCCGGACGATGA
- a CDS encoding Rv3654c family TadE-like protein, protein MLLAIGLVFVLVGGFGAAIGAARLARHQARVGADFGALAGAGRAWQGVEWACTTAEEVVRANAARLVACQVDGLDVVVTVEVVVTPLPGLRRHATATARAGPVRG, encoded by the coding sequence CTGCTGCTCGCCATCGGCCTGGTGTTCGTACTGGTCGGTGGGTTCGGGGCGGCGATCGGCGCGGCCCGGCTGGCCCGCCACCAGGCCCGGGTGGGTGCCGACTTCGGGGCACTGGCCGGGGCCGGCCGGGCGTGGCAGGGCGTCGAGTGGGCCTGCACGACCGCCGAGGAGGTCGTCCGCGCCAACGCCGCCCGGCTGGTGGCCTGCCAGGTGGACGGGCTCGACGTGGTGGTCACGGTCGAGGTGGTGGTCACCCCGCTGCCGGGGCTCCGCCGACACGCCACCGCCACCGCCCGCGCCGGACCGGTCCGTGGATGA
- a CDS encoding sodium-translocating pyrophosphatase encodes MSGTFAADSGALSLTGANLTYVVIAAVIALVALVFAAALTKAVLAAGKGTTNMQEISGAVQEGASAYLLRQFRTLAIFVVIAVVLLFLLPVHDTDGSELAVKIGRSAFFVVGALFSAFIGGAGMWLATRANLRVAAAAREAAGGREAAMKIAFRTGGVVGFLTVGLGLFGAALVVGLFKGDAPTVLEGFGFGAALLAMFMRVGGGIFTKAADVGADLVGKVEQGIPEDDPRNAATIADNVGDNVGDCAGMAADLFESYAVTLVAALILGRAAFGEDGLVFPLIISTIGVLIAIVGVFITRLRTSDRNGLTAINRAFYLSAVLSAVLVAVAAFLYLPATFGELEGGLTDVDQNPRVVAIGAVVIGIVLAAAIQALTGYFTETNRRPVQDIGKSSQTGAATVILAGISVGLESAVYSALLIGAGVFGAFLLGGSSITLSLFAVALAGTGLLTTVGVIVAMDTFGPISDNAQGVAEMSGDIDENGARILTELDAVGNTTKAITKGIAIATAVLAATALFGSYTDTLRTAYSDAGVGDVGSEILNALNVANPRNLVGLIIGAAVVFLFSGLAINAVSRSAGAVVMEVRRQFRELPGIMDRTQRPEYGKVVDICTRDAQRELMTPGLLAILAPIAVGFGLGPGALASYLAGAIGAGTLMAVFLSNSGGAWDNAKKLVEDGSYGGKGSESHSATVIGDTVGDPFKDTAGPAINPLIKVMNLVSLLIAPAVVAWSVGDDRNTPLRLAIAVVATLIVVAAVVFSKRKGVAMDSTPDGGGTGSGNDPERVEPANV; translated from the coding sequence ATGTCCGGGACTTTCGCCGCCGACAGCGGCGCGCTGTCCCTTACCGGAGCAAACCTGACGTACGTCGTCATCGCCGCGGTCATCGCGCTGGTGGCACTCGTCTTCGCCGCCGCCTTGACCAAGGCCGTGCTGGCAGCCGGTAAGGGCACCACCAACATGCAGGAGATCTCCGGCGCGGTGCAGGAGGGCGCCTCCGCCTATCTGCTCCGGCAGTTCAGGACGTTGGCGATCTTCGTGGTCATCGCCGTCGTGCTGCTCTTCCTGCTGCCGGTGCACGACACCGACGGCAGCGAACTGGCGGTGAAGATCGGCCGGTCGGCGTTCTTCGTGGTCGGCGCCCTGTTCAGCGCGTTCATCGGCGGCGCCGGGATGTGGCTGGCCACCCGGGCCAACCTGCGGGTCGCCGCCGCGGCCCGGGAGGCGGCCGGCGGCCGGGAGGCCGCCATGAAGATCGCCTTCCGCACCGGTGGCGTGGTCGGCTTCCTCACCGTCGGCCTCGGCCTGTTCGGCGCGGCGCTGGTGGTCGGCCTCTTCAAGGGCGACGCACCGACCGTGCTGGAGGGTTTCGGCTTCGGCGCGGCGCTGCTCGCCATGTTCATGCGGGTCGGCGGCGGCATCTTCACCAAGGCCGCCGACGTCGGCGCGGACCTGGTCGGCAAGGTCGAGCAGGGCATCCCCGAGGACGACCCGCGCAACGCCGCCACCATCGCCGACAACGTGGGCGACAACGTGGGTGACTGCGCCGGCATGGCCGCCGACCTCTTCGAGTCGTACGCGGTCACCCTGGTCGCCGCGCTGATCCTCGGCCGGGCCGCGTTCGGCGAGGACGGCCTGGTCTTCCCGCTGATCATCTCCACCATCGGGGTGCTGATCGCCATCGTCGGCGTCTTCATCACCCGGCTGCGCACCTCCGACCGCAACGGCCTGACCGCCATCAACCGGGCCTTCTACCTTTCCGCGGTGCTCTCCGCGGTGCTGGTCGCGGTCGCTGCCTTCCTCTACCTCCCGGCCACCTTCGGCGAGCTGGAGGGCGGGCTCACCGACGTCGACCAGAACCCGCGCGTGGTCGCCATCGGCGCGGTCGTCATCGGCATCGTGCTGGCCGCCGCCATCCAGGCGCTGACCGGCTACTTCACCGAGACCAACCGTCGCCCGGTGCAGGACATCGGCAAGAGTTCGCAGACCGGCGCGGCCACCGTCATCCTCGCCGGCATCAGCGTCGGCCTGGAGTCGGCGGTCTACTCGGCGCTGCTGATCGGCGCGGGCGTCTTCGGCGCGTTCCTGCTCGGCGGCAGCTCCATCACGCTCTCGCTGTTCGCGGTGGCGCTGGCCGGAACCGGCCTGCTCACCACCGTCGGCGTGATCGTCGCGATGGACACCTTCGGCCCGATCTCCGACAACGCACAGGGTGTGGCCGAGATGTCCGGCGACATCGACGAGAACGGCGCCCGGATCCTCACCGAGCTGGACGCGGTCGGCAACACCACCAAGGCGATCACCAAGGGCATCGCGATCGCCACCGCCGTGCTCGCGGCCACCGCGCTGTTCGGCTCGTACACCGACACGCTGCGGACCGCGTACTCCGACGCGGGGGTGGGGGACGTCGGCAGCGAGATCCTCAACGCGCTCAACGTGGCCAACCCGCGCAACCTGGTCGGTCTGATCATCGGCGCGGCGGTCGTCTTCCTCTTCTCCGGGCTGGCCATCAACGCGGTGTCCCGCTCGGCCGGCGCGGTGGTGATGGAGGTCCGCCGGCAGTTCCGCGAGCTGCCCGGCATCATGGACCGCACCCAGCGCCCCGAGTACGGCAAGGTCGTCGACATCTGCACCCGGGACGCGCAGCGCGAGCTGATGACCCCCGGTCTGCTGGCCATCCTCGCCCCGATCGCGGTCGGCTTCGGCCTCGGGCCGGGCGCGTTGGCGTCGTACCTGGCCGGGGCGATCGGGGCGGGCACCCTGATGGCGGTCTTCCTGTCCAACTCCGGTGGGGCCTGGGACAACGCCAAGAAGCTCGTCGAGGACGGCTCCTACGGCGGCAAGGGCTCCGAGTCGCACTCCGCGACCGTCATCGGCGACACCGTCGGTGACCCGTTCAAGGACACCGCCGGCCCGGCGATCAACCCGCTGATCAAGGTGATGAACCTGGTCTCGCTGCTGATCGCGCCGGCCGTGGTGGCCTGGAGCGTCGGCGACGACCGGAACACCCCGCTGCGCCTGGCGATCGCGGTGGTCGCCACCCTGATCGTGGTCGCGGCGGTGGTGTTCAGCAAGCGTAAGGGCGTCGCGATGGACTCCACCCCGGACGGTGGGGGCACCGGTTCGGGTAACGACCCCGAGCGGGTCGAACCGGCCAACGTCTGA
- a CDS encoding DUF4244 domain-containing protein: MRKLLTRLRGDAGMNTAEYAVGTLAAVAFAGILLKVLTSGNVQSALTAVIDRALK, encoded by the coding sequence ATGCGGAAACTCCTCACCCGGCTGCGCGGGGACGCGGGAATGAACACCGCCGAGTACGCGGTGGGCACCCTCGCCGCCGTGGCCTTCGCCGGCATCCTGCTCAAGGTGCTCACCTCGGGGAACGTGCAGTCGGCGTTGACCGCCGTCATCGACCGGGCGTTGAAGTGA
- the topA gene encoding type I DNA topoisomerase: protein MPSSAGTTRLVIVESPAKAKTISGYLGPGYVVEASFGHVRDLPRNAADVPAKYKGESWARLGVDVDNGFHALYVVSADRKAQISKLVKLAKEVDEIFLATDEDREGEAIAWHLVETLKPKVPVKRMVFHEITKPAIQAAVANPREIDRDLVDAQEARRILDRLYGYEVSPVLWKKVMPRLSAGRVQSVATRIVVERERQRMAFRTAEYWDILATLAVAKPGDGPRTFNATLVALNGDRIATGKDFEPTTGRVRPGAGVVHLDESGARGLAARLAGRPFTVTRVEEKPYRRRPYAPFITSTLQQEAARKMRFSSQQTMRTAQRLYENGYITYMRTDSVNLSETAIAAARRQIVELYGERSVPPEPRRYTGKVKNAQEAHEAIRPAGDNFRTPGDVAKELSGEEFKLYELIWRRTIASQMTDAVGSSVSVRIRAVSAAQEEADFGATGKTITDPGFLRAYVESSDDENAEAEDAERRLPTLVKDQPLTADELAAQGHHTQPPSRYTEASLVKALEELGIGRPSTYASIMQTIQDRGYVTKRGQAMIPTFLAFAVIGLMERHYPRLIDYDFTASMENELDEIAGGDHAAVDFLTAFYFGSSNGTGDQAIAHAGGLKKLVTENLSEIDARSVNSIPLHTDDEGREVVVRVGRFGPYLQRALPGEQPAPKTDGEEGGGQGDRAPIPEGLAPDELTPEKVHELFLGGGGERKLGDDPATGEPIVLKSGRFGPYVASGERKSSLLRTQTPDSLTLDEALKLLSLPRVVGVAPDGAEVVANNGRYGPYVKRGDEFRSLDSEDKMFTVTLDEALALLAAPKTRQRRAAAPPLREMGVDPLTEKPLVIKDGRFGPYVTDGEFNASLRRGQTPEELTIEQASEMLAEKRAKGPAPKKAAAKKTTAKKAPAKKATATRTTATKATATKATATRATAAKKTAAAKSTVAKKTTTAKATPAKKAAPRKATTATE from the coding sequence GTGCCGAGCAGCGCTGGAACCACCCGTCTGGTCATCGTCGAGTCTCCGGCGAAGGCCAAGACGATCTCGGGCTACCTCGGCCCGGGGTACGTCGTGGAGGCCAGCTTCGGCCACGTCCGGGACCTGCCCCGCAACGCCGCCGACGTGCCGGCCAAGTACAAGGGCGAGTCGTGGGCCCGGCTCGGGGTGGACGTGGACAACGGCTTCCACGCCCTCTACGTCGTCTCGGCCGACCGTAAGGCGCAGATCAGCAAGCTGGTGAAGCTGGCCAAGGAGGTCGACGAGATCTTCCTGGCCACGGACGAGGACCGTGAGGGCGAGGCGATCGCCTGGCACCTGGTGGAGACCCTCAAGCCCAAGGTGCCGGTCAAGCGGATGGTCTTCCACGAGATCACCAAGCCGGCCATCCAGGCCGCGGTGGCCAACCCCCGGGAGATCGACCGGGATCTGGTCGACGCCCAGGAGGCCCGCCGCATCCTCGACCGGCTGTACGGCTACGAGGTCTCCCCGGTGCTGTGGAAGAAGGTCATGCCGCGGCTCTCGGCGGGCCGGGTGCAGTCCGTGGCCACCCGGATCGTGGTCGAGCGGGAACGCCAGCGGATGGCCTTCCGCACCGCGGAGTACTGGGACATCCTCGCCACCCTGGCGGTGGCGAAGCCGGGCGACGGCCCGCGGACCTTCAACGCCACCCTGGTCGCGCTGAACGGTGACCGGATCGCCACCGGCAAGGACTTCGAACCCACCACCGGCCGGGTACGGCCCGGTGCCGGCGTGGTGCACCTCGACGAGAGCGGGGCGCGCGGCCTGGCCGCCCGACTGGCCGGGCGGCCGTTCACCGTCACCCGGGTCGAGGAGAAGCCCTACCGCCGTCGCCCGTACGCGCCGTTCATCACCTCCACCCTCCAGCAGGAGGCGGCCCGCAAGATGCGGTTCTCGTCGCAGCAGACGATGCGTACCGCGCAGCGGCTCTACGAGAACGGCTACATCACCTACATGCGAACCGACTCGGTGAACCTGTCGGAGACCGCCATCGCGGCGGCCCGCCGGCAGATCGTCGAGCTGTACGGCGAGCGCAGCGTGCCGCCGGAGCCGCGCCGCTACACCGGCAAGGTGAAGAACGCCCAGGAGGCGCACGAGGCGATCCGCCCGGCGGGGGACAACTTCCGCACCCCGGGCGACGTGGCCAAGGAGCTGTCCGGTGAGGAGTTCAAGCTCTACGAGCTGATCTGGCGGCGCACCATCGCCTCGCAGATGACCGACGCGGTCGGCTCCAGCGTCTCGGTACGCATCCGGGCGGTCTCCGCCGCCCAGGAGGAGGCCGACTTCGGCGCCACCGGCAAGACCATCACCGACCCGGGCTTCCTGCGGGCGTACGTCGAGTCCAGCGACGACGAGAACGCCGAGGCGGAGGACGCCGAGCGGCGGCTGCCCACCCTGGTCAAGGACCAGCCGCTGACCGCCGACGAGCTGGCCGCTCAGGGCCACCACACCCAACCACCGTCGCGCTACACCGAGGCGTCGCTGGTCAAGGCGCTGGAGGAGCTGGGCATCGGCCGCCCGTCGACGTACGCGTCGATCATGCAGACGATCCAGGACCGGGGCTACGTCACCAAGCGCGGTCAGGCGATGATCCCGACGTTCCTGGCGTTCGCGGTGATCGGGCTGATGGAACGGCACTACCCCCGCCTGATCGACTACGACTTCACCGCCAGCATGGAGAACGAGCTGGACGAGATCGCCGGGGGCGACCACGCCGCCGTCGACTTCCTCACCGCGTTCTACTTCGGCAGCAGCAACGGCACCGGCGACCAGGCCATCGCCCACGCGGGCGGGCTGAAGAAGCTGGTCACCGAGAACCTCAGCGAGATCGACGCGCGCAGCGTCAACTCGATCCCGCTGCACACCGACGACGAGGGGCGCGAGGTCGTCGTCCGGGTCGGCCGGTTCGGGCCGTACCTCCAGCGGGCACTGCCCGGCGAACAGCCGGCGCCGAAGACCGACGGCGAGGAGGGCGGCGGCCAGGGCGACCGGGCACCGATCCCGGAGGGCCTGGCCCCCGACGAGCTGACCCCGGAGAAGGTGCACGAGCTGTTCCTCGGCGGGGGCGGCGAGCGCAAACTCGGCGACGACCCGGCCACCGGCGAACCGATCGTGCTCAAGTCCGGCCGGTTCGGCCCGTACGTCGCCAGCGGTGAGCGCAAGTCGTCCCTGCTGCGGACGCAGACCCCGGACTCGCTCACCCTCGACGAGGCGTTGAAGCTGCTCAGCCTGCCCCGGGTGGTCGGGGTCGCCCCGGACGGCGCCGAGGTGGTCGCCAACAACGGCCGCTACGGCCCGTACGTCAAGCGTGGTGACGAGTTCCGCTCGCTGGACTCCGAGGACAAGATGTTCACCGTCACCCTCGACGAGGCACTGGCCCTGCTGGCCGCCCCGAAGACGCGCCAACGTCGGGCCGCCGCGCCCCCGCTGCGCGAGATGGGCGTCGACCCGCTGACCGAGAAGCCACTGGTGATCAAGGACGGCCGGTTCGGGCCGTACGTGACCGACGGGGAGTTCAACGCGTCGCTGCGGCGCGGGCAGACCCCGGAGGAGCTGACCATCGAGCAGGCGTCGGAGATGCTGGCCGAGAAGCGGGCCAAGGGTCCGGCACCGAAGAAGGCGGCGGCGAAGAAGACGACGGCCAAGAAGGCCCCGGCCAAGAAGGCGACCGCGACCAGGACCACGGCGACCAAGGCGACCGCGACCAAGGCGACCGCGACCCGGGCGACGGCGGCCAAGAAGACCGCCGCCGCGAAGTCCACGGTCGCCAAGAAGACCACCACCGCCAAGGCCACGCCCGCCAAGAAGGCCGCCCCCCGCAAAGCCACCACCGCCACCGAGTGA
- a CDS encoding ATP-binding protein, which yields MATVRLSFSPAPVHVRTARLVGVAVARRAGVREDLLDEVRLAIGEACTRAVALHHQYGLADPVLVEMSDSGSYAVRVVDRAPIEAGLGLAALNADELANETLTDEALTTGVGFALLAGFVEDLQVRPVAEGIGTEVRMVWPVGG from the coding sequence ATGGCGACGGTCCGGCTCTCCTTCTCGCCGGCGCCGGTGCACGTACGCACCGCCCGCCTGGTCGGTGTCGCGGTGGCCCGGCGGGCCGGGGTCCGGGAGGATCTGCTCGACGAGGTGCGGCTGGCCATCGGTGAGGCGTGCACCCGGGCGGTGGCCCTGCACCATCAGTACGGGCTGGCCGATCCGGTGCTGGTGGAGATGTCTGACTCCGGGTCGTACGCGGTCCGGGTGGTGGACCGGGCGCCGATCGAGGCGGGGCTGGGCCTGGCCGCGTTGAACGCCGACGAGCTGGCCAACGAGACGCTGACCGACGAGGCGCTCACCACCGGCGTGGGATTTGCGCTGCTCGCGGGTTTCGTGGAGGACCTTCAGGTCCGTCCGGTGGCCGAGGGGATCGGGACCGAGGTCCGGATGGTGTGGCCGGTCGGCGGCTGA